The sequence AACTACTCAAACTTTGTTTTGCAAGGATTTACTTTGGAGTGTATCATATAAAAGTTTTGTGGTTTGTTCATAACACTTGTGTCTATCATCAtaattctttcattctttttcaacTCTTGCAAGCAAACCTTTTTCCGCTTTGATACACACTTTCTCTTTTTCATATGCACAtgatttttcaagaattttcaatttctttttcaaatatttcgctaaaaaatatttttcatcatcttttctctttcaattaGCATTTTCAGCTTTTCTACCTATTGGCCTCTCGAAATCCACAGTAACATTTTTACCCTCCCCCTTTGATCTATTAAATCTAGAGTTTGACAACAATGCTTATATTGAAAATGGTCAATGTGAATTTCTTTAAACAATTTCTTTACTTtctcaatctaaaaaaaaataacataactagtgtaaggacacgattcctttgcggcccattaacatttttgggttcacacacgaaagatccctcacaatatgatttgtagagagtgggcttgaaaagcttgggttGGGTCGCGAGGCGATGTTCCGATCCTGATTTTGGAGGGATTCCTATAggaaaaggagttgggcttgaacatttaagccctaaggcgtcgcgccctatgggatgggactcctcggagctgatccgaggaccattgaggccttatcccggttacccaacgacagactttcttcagtgaggtCCGGTATTGTTGAGAGgttctcccccatgtagtctttctttttcggaggtgggatggatCCCCCtctagatttacttactttcttcttttatactcgtctgcgttaattgtccttcgtccacgtgtagggtcaacctttacaagactgatatttgtcccatcagtctaatcccagaattgttggggatggttgataaggctgcaaagtacggctctgtcaggtgttGGGTCTTAtttggaagggtagtaaggataacttccccaagatattttggatcttcTTACAAATTCGTctctataccagttttacccctttattccggtgggattcaggatctgccgaggactgaactgtcctcggctgcctcccaaaattgttttgtgctctgtattgtagagcttgggccacagttctcctcggctcgggcctttggactctctaagggcaaatgggcctggtccatgaattattgggccccacaactaGGTTTTTTAAACAATTCATTTGTGTTgtcaatctaaaaaaattaaagaccaCACAAAATTTATACCTTCATTTTCTCAATGGTtccattttcattctttgcTTCAATTTTAGCTAAGAACCCACAAAATTTAGTTGTTTCCCTATTAATAACCCCCACCGGCTTGTTAGGGATTAAATACttagtgtaaaatcaatacTATAGTCCTTGAAGTATTTTGCAACTTTGccataaaattttgttctatGTTTCTCATTACCATACATAGGATACGcactttctctttttcatgtGCACATAattcttcaaaaattttcaatttctttttcaaatattttgctgaaaaatCTTTCTCATCatcttttctctttcaattaGCCTTTTCAGCTTTACTACCTATTGGCCTCTCAAAATCCACAATGTCATCTACCTTCCCTCTTTGATCTATTAAATCTAGAGTTtgatatatttcttttattggaTTTTCACTAGGCATAGTATGTACCCACTCGGGAAAATCATTCAACAATAGCTAACAATGTTCATATTGAAAATGTTCACTGTGAATTTCTTTAAACAATTCATTTGCTTTCTcaatctaaaaaaagaaaaaaaaaatatatatatatatatatattaatatatataacataattagTTTCTTTAAACAATTCATTTGTGTTgtcaatctaaaaaaattaaagaccaCATAAAATTTATACCTTCATTTGCTTAATGGTTCCACTTTCATTCTTTGCTTCAATTTTAGCTAAGGACCCACAAAATTTAGTTGTTACCCTATTAATTACCCCCCACTGGCTTGTTAGGGATGAAATACTACGTGTAAAATCAGTACTATGGTCCTTGAAGTATTTTTCAACTTTGccataaaattttgttctatGTTGCTCATTACCATATATAGGATTGGCACTGGGATTGAGCCATGTTGCTATAAGCAGCTTGTCTTCCTCAAGACTAAAGTTGATACCACGTCTTGTTGTTGTCTTAGAAGTGACAACTTCAACATTTAGTGAAGAATCTTGGACTAACATGGGTCTATTTTTAGACACACCCAAAAGTTGTTCCTCAAAATTAATATTCCCTCGTAAGATATCAGTGTACAATGAAATGTCTCCTTCTGAGTTCACGCTCTAAATAGATATGTAGATAAAAACAATTTAGGCAGTCCAAagagagccaaaaaaaaaaaaaaatcaaatgcatATATGAATGcacaaaaaattggaaataaattCTAAATGCACAAGATATATCATTCTAAATGCTAGAATTAGATCTTTGGTATAGATTGTTTTATTCTCATGATTAAATTCCTAAATGTAAAACTATTTGTGAGAGATATGGTTTTATTCTGAATGCTAGAATTTATGAGAGAAATAGATTATCATTCTAAATGGTGGATAAGCATTTAGAATCCGTAGTGTCTCACAATTTGCATCCAAGTAATTATTCTGTGAtacaaaagaattgaaaaaaaagaaaaaaccatgaCATGGCACATATGAACTAAGAAGATAGAGAGAGTAGAAGTAGAAATCGAAATATAAAGAGAATCATGAAGGAGACGGAGAACTTACCTGtatgtagtagtagtagaacaAATCGGCAAAACCATGAGTGAATCAGCCAAATTGAGATTGAATCGGCAATACCTTGAGAGAATCGGCGACACCGAAATACAAACCCAATCAGCTGAGATGCTAAGACAAAACTCTAACGTTTTGCgctgagaagagagagaaagatgaataaaaaattaataaaaaagaaatggcaTTCCTTCCATACCATTCCAAACATAGTATTCTATTGTAGCAAATGCTAAAactatttggcatttgacacatctcatgataactttttttttttgtttggtgtgccaaatgctaaaacTTTGGCACACCTGATGCTAGTGCTTTTATGGGTAGAGCCCACatgctattttttcaaattaatataCACTATACACAAGTCACAATTTACTTATTAACTAGTTTGGGTTGCACATGCAAGATTCGTGCTAgctattataaaaattaatagttaagGTTAAATTTAGAATTCATTTataatacaaattaaaaatataatcatttgAGTGTTAAAATGCTTAGAAATTAATCCATTAAATAAGACATTAATTTGACTATATAAGAAAGACATATTGAGGGGAAACTaaaattgaagataaattgTGCTACATTAGGTGGAATCATGTAAGTTCcatgtaaaataataatttttcattatataaTTGGGGTAAATTAGTACCGTAAAAGCTAATCCTTAAAATGAAATGAGATAAAGTAACAAAAATGAAGTGCAATTGTTTCCTATTAGCCGGTTAAAGCATTTACATCTAGATGtctaaaaaatattcattttactatctaaaaacctactttatctatttaaaaaaaccattttaCAACTTACACTACATcctatttcttatttttcacatCAAAACCAATattagtaatttatttattctttttctctctctcttcctctttatcttttttttccctctttatcTACTACCAAAAACTAGTCTTCCTCTCCTTTCCTCTCACCTCCATAGCAACCAAACCCATACCACAATCAACAAGCAATCTCAGACCCAAAATCAACACAGCAAAATCTCAACAAATTCATACCAAAATCActcaaaaccaaccaaaaaatcacaacaaacccaaacccaaacccaaacccatcaccATGACACCGCTACACCACCACAACAAACCCAGTAACCACCTACAACTAAAACTCAGCCACCGCTGAAACACCAAAACCAACCACTAGAACACCCAAATTAAATAGCCACCATCCACCAAAACACCCAACCAAAACAACTACTAGCCACTGAAACACATAACCAACACCACCCTTGAAACACCAAACCCCCGCCACCACCATTGGAACACCGAATTGAAACATAAAACCCAAACAAACAACCACCGACTCACACCACCAAAGCCCAGATTGCAAATCGCAACCACCAACCTAATTGCCACCTAAACTCAGCCAACCATGACCACTGAACCTACTACCGCCCAAATCACAACCCACTAACCCCCATCGCCAATCCACCACCCCaaaatcgagagagagagagagagagagagagaataaaataatattattttagttttacatACATGCCCCAGTAATTCCTATATATACAAACTTATTGTTCATAGATGATAAAATGTTTTAGCAATAACAACCTAGGTAAATTAGGTTTTAGGCTTGTGTGAATCTAAAATGGCAATTTGGGAGTCCCCCTAATGCTAACACTCTAATGTCCTTAATATTTATCACAATATATCAATTCAACTTGCACTTTGCACATTCCCTCTCAAGAGGCATTAAGATATACCATTTGATAACTTTGGaatcaaaatgctaaaaatgttataaaGGGACACTAGCATCAATTTAACTTCATATACATTATGTGTATGTCTGAAACTAAACTTTCAGTAGGAACCTTCACTTACAAGGTGACACTCAATTATTTCATATCAAGTCATTTTCCTATATTAATTAATCTCAAGAACCATAATTAGACGTAAAATTCTAGTCACAGTTAAGTTCATGCTTTCAACAATGCCTTAATTACTCAAAGATGAAACTTTTGGTAACATATATAACAATTGGTGGTACCTTAAAAGTTACATAGCAACTTTCCTAAGCTAAATTACCCTCCTTTAAAAGTTCATGATTTGTCAGTGGAGATTGTGGTGTGTATCTTTGTGTTAGaatctctttcatttttcttgtgtGTGCGAgagtttgtttctttaaaaaaaaaaaaaaaaaaattaacatcagTTTTGAATTATCCCAAAAACACCAGACATGTGTTGTGATGGTAATACAtcaaaaatatcatcaacaaGTTGAGATGGCCGAGTTGGTCTAAGGCGCCAGATTAAGGTTCTGGTCCGAAAGGGCGTGGGTTCAAATCCCACTCTcaacaaaaatcatttttcattttttaacttTGCCACTGTCTTGCGGAGCCCACCCTTTTCGACGACATCAGATGATCTCCACCGTCAACGTTTaatccaaaatattttctagatcAGTAATCACTGTATCCTCCTAGATAAGACTTACAAATCCAACGGTGCACATTCATCCCAATTCCACCTCCCGCTCTTTTTTGGACAAATTTCAAAcccagagaaaaaaagaaaaacgaaaaaCCCATCACCAAGTTTTACACCAAAATTAGCGCAAGATGGCTCAGGCAGCGAGGCTCGACCTCCGAATGCAAAAGGAACTCAAGCTCCTCCTCACCGACCCTCCTCCCGGCGCGTCGTTCCCACTTctctcctcctcttcttctccctccTTGTCCGCCATCGATGCCCGTAAGTCCCTATTTGGCTATCTTGTATACTATTTTCCATTTCTtaaatctttaattttattttttcttactttctctattttgggtttaattttgtggtggtggtgggttggtGTTTTTAGAGATTGAAGGTCCTGAAGGGACTGTATACGCCAAAGGGATGTTTCACATTAAGATTCAAATACCGGAAAGGTTTTGCCAAATTATACTTAAAACGTGGTTTCTAATTGCtttgttcaattgggtattttttttttttagtgacaaTTGtggatttctattttgtttttttggagtTGCAGGTACCCATTTCAGCCTCCAAGTGTGACGTTTGTGACACCCATCTACCACCCTAATATCGACAACGGAGGCCGAATTTGCCTTGACATTCTTAATCTTCCCCCCAAGGTGAGTTTTCTAATTGCATGTTAAAATTTGTGCAAATTGACTGTTACTTATTAGGATTACGCATAGAGTAGATTTATGCTAAGTGATGTCTAAATTTTAGTACTTAAAATTTGTATACATACCAAATTAGTCATTCTGTAGTCTTGTGGTTATAATTCTTGCTTACATggcaatattaaaaaaaaaaactaaccctTCAATGTTGTTCCTAATGGACATTCCTACTAGTTTCTCAGATTTGTGAACGTAGGTTGGGTTTGAAAACGTTTGATGTTTGTGATTTAGTGTTACAAATGTCTACATTCTACATTAGTTAGTTGTGGGAAAAATGTGAGGCGCCGTAAAATGTTTCAATGAGTTAAAGTTGTTTTAAGTTTCTGAAGTTgcttgcatttatgttttggttttggttataGATGGGTTCTACTTTTGTCATTTAGATTTAAGTAGTTGATGACTCTATTTAGGAAGCTTCTAGTCGGTCATCTGAATATGTAAATGGCTGTCCTTATTCAATGTGATAGCTTTTGAGTTCTTTCAGCCGTTGCCTAGTAATGCATTACTAGGCAAACGACTGAATCATAAATCCAAAGATCGAGGATTAGTTTGTAGCTTTATatctaaattctaaatatttGATCAATTTGTCTTGCAGTCACCTTTTAGTAAAAACCAATCTATATGATCTGTATCTTTCATATTTTCTGAATAACACTCCAAGAGTTAATGTTCAGGCGGTCAATCTCATAATTCTGAAAGACGACCTTAGCTCAATAGTTGAACTAAACATTGTTGACAAACTGATTGACAACTGTAATTGCTtgggagtaattttttttttttttttatttggttggtcACAGCAAGATGTGTTTTGTGCCATATCCAATAGTCTAATTCATTGAAATGTTTAATGGGTGAAATACTGTTGAGATGTTGTGATTTATTGGTCTTCACTGTAATCCAAGCAGGGGGCATGGCAACCATCATTAAACATTTCAACTGTGCTTACAAGCATAGGGTTGCTATTGAGTGAACCCAATCCTGATGATGGCTTAATGTGTGAAGCAGTAAGTTTCTTTTCACATAAATGTTTGGAGAACTAGTACTGGCTAATGAGGTCtccttgtttttatttatgttcGAATAAACGTGCAGAGTAGTGAGTACAAATATAACAGACAAGCCTTTGACCAAAAAGCTCGATCCATGACTGAGAAATATGCCAAGGTTGGAGTCAGTGGGAATGCTTGTAGCAGTCAAAGCATTCCAACTAACTCAAATACAAGCATGGTACTAGTATACAATTGGTTAAATTCTCTCTTGCTTTCTCTTTCCCCTCGTTAACCAAGTTGAAGCGCCTTTtcatttgtaaatttattttccagATGGAAGTAAAAACAGCTGGAATGGAGTCAAGACATGAAGTAAATCAGTATGGTGTAAGCCATAAGAAGTTATGTGGGACTAGGGGGAAGCTGTCACTGGAGTCCTCAGGTTCTACCCTGAAAAAGGATGGTGATGGGAAACTGAATGAGGTGCCTATTGACCACACGGTACCTTCTAATTACAAGGACCAGAGGGAACTAGAAGGAACCAGAAAAGGGCCAATAGACATGAATGATGAGTACAATCAGGGTCAGGATAAGCTATGTGAAACCAGGCAGAAATTATCACTGGAAACCTTTGCTCAATTCCAGAACAGAGATGGCCATGACAAGGAGAATTTGGTACTAAATCGCTGTCCATCACCTAACCCTCAGAAGCCTTTTGTGGCTTCTTCAGGGTCATCAATGACGAAGGTTGGAAACCATTGTGATCATGAAGAGCAAGGTAGTAAATCAATAAATGACAGCATCAACATGAGATCAAAGAAGCTGACTGTTGGCAAAAAGCAGCCACAGGGAATATCTTCAGACACCTGCCAGATAAGAGATGGTTGTAATGAAGAAATGATTGTGATCCCTCAACCATCACCCTCTGAGTTCCATTCATATGCGTCTCATGAGACCTTGCCACTTCCAATGGCTGCTAAACATATTGAACTGCCTCATAAGGTTTTTATCGATGGAATGGGAAATGGCTACAATGGTATAAATTCTAAGAAGCTCTGTTCTGTTGGCAAGAAGCTTTCATTGGGGTTCAGGGGCTTATCTCAGATTCAAGAAAAGGATAACAAGGAAAATGTGGTTCCAGTTCACCAGACACCACTTCCACATCCCAAAAGCCCTTCTCTGAGTTCATCTATGCCCTCAATGGTATCAAAGGTAGGGAAGCATTTTGAAAGCGGATCAGAGATTAGTGGCCTAAATGTGAGTTACAAGAATTGTGGGATTGGTCGAAAGCTGTCACTTGGTCCACTCACTCAATTACAGGGGAGCAATGATGATAACGGGCAGTTGCTGTCACTCTCCCAGAAACTCTCTGAAGATCCATCCAAGGACCTGCCCTTGCAACAGGATTGCAGGTGTGATAACAAGCAGAAGTTGAATCACGATCACAATGTGAAGATTGATGAGGGGACCAAGCAACAGAATACAGAAGACAAATCACCAGTTTCTGAATCGGTAATTGTTCTGGATAGTGAAGATAGTGAGGATGAAGGGTATGTATCTTTGAGGAAATCATTGTTAGCACGAAAGCGGATAGGGAAGCGGAAAGCTagagtttgaaaattttcacagTTTCAAACTTTCAAGCGAGCTGACAGGGatgaactttttttaatttactctATGCTCGTGATTCAATGTAGTATGGTGGTTTATAACATAAGAAATTTCTTTTTGCCTTAACAGGGAGTATACTATTGGAACAATACAATCAACTTCTCAAATTACAATGCTCAAACAAATCTAAAAGAGAAGACCAAGAAAGCGATTTATTATTATGTTGTGGGAGCCCTGGTAGCTCTTCTTAGGGGACACATCAAGGAAGCCTTTCTTTGATCACTTAAATCCCCTATTTATTATGTGAGTGCTAACTGCTAAGGAAGCTATGGAGAGAACTAAAGTTGGAATGTTACTTCATGCTTAGATTCTGCTTTAGCCTCCCCCCTAACACTTCTTTTgaaatgaaaacaagaaaagaaaaagaaagtcaaTTAACCCTAAACCAGCAAAGTCGTTGTATGAGACATAGTTTGTGATGGTACTCACTTGCATGCAGTTTGTAGCTTGTGTCTTGCAAGCATTTCTCTCCGAGCTATGCAAAGTCGTGCACTAGGCATAttagtctttaaaaaaaaaaaaaaaattatgagacaCATTAGGTACATTGCTTAATTTAAGATTATCTCATTAATTTGGATGGAGCTGGCTTTGTTTAACGTTCGTATAATTCTgaccaattattattattattttgctgaGAATTTTGAACAATTATAGTTTGAGAGAGCAAAATGGTGCATCCTAAATGTGGTCTTTGctgaggatagaaaatattgataaaaatgaaaagatagaaaatgctgggggatagaaaatatttttattttgattaaggGCGTTCGTTTTTTataatagttctttattatcagactaagaTACCAGTTGGTTTGGTGTAGATGGGGATTAAACCTTAGATTCTTTGTTTaaccattagagattttactagttgagctaactggaatctataattattatgttattataAGTAGACTGCTAGAAAAGTAGGggtaatttttattatgtctctattagagcattcacattagtggatatataatagaaaaatgtgtcaaatttacacatttttgcacaaaaactATCCACATGAGTGGATGTATAAATGTGTATATTTACGTGTTTACTTTAGTGACGGTGTATATTTATACTATTATTGTAGCTGTCTATCCTatgattttaatcttttttctctcacttGTCACTCTCATCATACTCTCTctacccaccaccaccaccaccacaacccattACAATGCTtgataatccaaacacaaaatctAGCCAAAATCAAcgaaaaatcaaaccaaaccataaaaaaaaaaaaactcatccaaaacccaactcaaaatcaactccaaaccaaacccaacaaaaaattcaaatcaactTAAAAAAGCACCTCGTACAAATACGTTGGAGCTACTGCCATTCCTATTGATATGGCCTCGCccttgtgtgtgagtgtgtgtgggTTTGAGATGAGATAGAGGTAGAGAGCTAGGAGGAGCAGGAGTTGTGAGTTGAGAGAGACCCatttgagatgagagagagatatattattgaaaataataattgaaaagaaaaataattatttaaataaaatagagtgTATAATAGACGATCTAATGTATGtgtttttaaaaagtaattgtgtaaaatagaaaaaatagattattatgttaaaatagataaaaaagaaattgtgcaAACTAATGCAAATACTCTTAGTATTGCTCTGATAAGCATCCAAAAATGACATTGTTTCAACATTtgagtggtttttttttatttttttatttttaatatttaagcAATACTGTATTGcttaaatatttagaaaatcACTCAAAAACTGTTTTTGGGTGCTTAATGGAGTAGTACTAACGAAGACTAATGAGaggtcttaattgaataaatttgaaattagataATTCAATTATATGAAAGTAAAGTTAGCGTCTTAAAGTGAATTTTGACTAAATTTAGAGGATGCAATTTGTATTTTTaccttaattacaaaaaaaaaaaaaaaaaaactcttgtaAATCATGGACTCCGAGGTTAGACCCAAACGAAATGTAACAAACTCCAACTAGTAGGATAAATAAAATTGGGTTTGGGCTTTGGGGCTTCTTTTTTAAACCTCATCTCTGAATATCACCTGTACTCGAGCTCGGTTGAGATTGGGccatatagaaaaaaaaaaaaaaaaaaaaaaaaaggatgagaaTCTGGGGGCTCTCTCTGGCTCACCGCTAATAAACTGACTGACTGGTGAGGCGGCttggttttgcttttgtttttccGACGCTGGGTTTGTTTTGTGGAAGTGGAACCAAGCTAGAGCCTAGAGGAAGAGGCGTAACTACGATACAGATACAGATACAGATACAGATAGAGagagtaggaaaaaaaaattgatggctTCGATTTGCCTCTCAATTCCGAGCTTCAAAACCCTAGCTATTCTATCTCCATCATACACATCTTCGACTTCATccccatcttcttcttcttcttcttcttcttctgtggGCGACGCGTGCTTCGTTCGCTGCAGATGTTCAATTCCAATGTTCGATTCTCAGCGCGTGGTTTCAACTCATCGTTTGAGGGCAAAGAGGCAAGTGGTCCGTATGGCTCCCGATGAAGAGAAACTCACGCGCCGTAATCCTCTCGATTTCCCCATcgtatgtctctctctcttccccttaTTTGTATAGATAAATGTGAAATTACTGCCAactttttgtaattcatttatGTTTTCAGAACTAGctagttcatatatatatttttgcttcGTTGAAAACGAGGTCTGTTGAGCTATATCCTCGAAAGTTTTATGCTTTTAAATAGGTACATACATGGTCTGTGTCTATGAGTATGAGAGACTAACAGGTCCTTAATTCGTTGAGTGTGGGTAGGACATGTTTGTTTGGCCTGTTTGAGAGGCAGTAGTTATCCACTGTTCTAATCTCAGCTATTGCCTGGTGTTTGCTTCACCTTAACTGTGGCGAGCTCACAAGAGTTTTAGATTATAGATAAAATGATTCTATGTCCATGCATTTTTCGGTTAACTTTTCATAACTTGCTGAGGTTGCTAGTTGTCAAGTGATGGTGGTGGTGCGCCCATCTGAAAGTGATGTTAAGTCGATGGACAACAAGTGAATATTCCTGTACTGCCCCTTGTTGGTCCTGAGGGACGGACGAGGCTAGGTAATCACAACTTACCACCTTGCAagttgtgatatatatatatatatatatatattagcagaTGGATGCCTATGAACTCTAGCTCAGATGGCATCTCTCCCCTTGGAAGAGTAAGGTGCAGAGTGAGGTCGAGGGTTAAAGCAGcttgcaaaaaaaaagttacgAACACGAATGGGCAGGGTGTCCAAGTCATGGGAAACAGACAAGAAAATCCATCCTCCAAAGAATAGAAAATCAGTTTTGCTTTAGATGCATATGTCATTTCGTATCCGTTATCTTCCATCGTAATTTTCTTGCTGAATCAACATTCCACTGACTCTCTTTTCTGCTTTATTGCTCCTGTTCCTTCTTTTAGTCAGCATCATTATCGATGTATCAATTGAAGACGCTGTCTTTGTAAGCACTATGCTGCTGATAAATATTATTGGGAAAGTATATTGCTTGTATATTGTGGTggtctttgtaatttttttttttcaaatgttgcTGCTACATTTTAGGGCCTAAATagatcaaaattgaaatttgtgaaAACTATGTGCATTGACTTCAACCATAAGTTTGGAGTGATAATGCTGATTAGGACATCATGGTTTTGGCTTACTTGAGCATGTTTAACAAGCCTAACTTCAAATCACTTCATTTGATTGTGCAATTTTAGATATCAGCTTTCTGTTGTCCCCCTCTTTTAGGACTTGGCTGATGAGTGagctttaaaattttaagtcaATCAGGTAAAATTGTTGGATGACTCTAATGTTGCTATATCTCAGTTAATACTGTATGATCCTGCTGCTTCCTGAAAGTAGATGAGGTCTTCATTTTTGAAGTTTACTGCACATCAATTCTTAAACATAGGTGTTACTTGATGGTTTTATTTGTATGCTGCCTCTCTGCTGTTGATTGAATATTGGTTCCATGAACTTCCTATAGCAAGTAATGTTCTTAGAGTTTTTTTGCAGTTGGTCTATTTTTCACTATGAATGTTTTTTGTCTGTggcattttgataaataatctAGTTCAATCTACTGGGCAGGAGTGGGAGAGGCCAAAACCAGGGCGTAGACCTGATATATTCCCCCAGTTTAGCCCTATGAAAACACCATTACCACCTCCATTGCCATATGATCCTCCggaagaagatgaggaagaggaagagaagaaagaggaggaggaggatgatCCTGAAAAGGAAGAGCCAGATCAGCCTGAGAATCAGTAGAACTCTCTCAGTGGCAAAGTATGGGCCTTagacatttttcacaattttgtttttattctctTAGTTCATGTTACCTCTTGCTTCATGTGGTGCTTATATATAGTGGATAATAATGTAATGGTCATCCAGTTAGAATGTTgcttaagtgtttttttttcttctaactTTGGGCAAAAAGGATCATGCAAAACCCTTGTTGGGACCTTTTGCAGGCTTATTTACGAAgagtattttgaaatttattttatttgatggaCTTTTTAGATATATAAGAGATTGGATTGAAGGAATGATTACTTATGATATGGGGAGTTAGGTCGACTGTTTCCTTTTTCACTTGCTTCT is a genomic window of Quercus lobata isolate SW786 chromosome 2, ValleyOak3.0 Primary Assembly, whole genome shotgun sequence containing:
- the LOC115976947 gene encoding uncharacterized protein LOC115976947, with the protein product MAQAARLDLRMQKELKLLLTDPPPGASFPLLSSSSSPSLSAIDAQIEGPEGTVYAKGMFHIKIQIPERYPFQPPSVTFVTPIYHPNIDNGGRICLDILNLPPKGAWQPSLNISTVLTSIGLLLSEPNPDDGLMCEASSEYKYNRQAFDQKARSMTEKYAKVGVSGNACSSQSIPTNSNTSMMEVKTAGMESRHEVNQYGVSHKKLCGTRGKLSLESSGSTLKKDGDGKLNEVPIDHTVPSNYKDQRELEGTRKGPIDMNDEYNQGQDKLCETRQKLSLETFAQFQNRDGHDKENLVLNRCPSPNPQKPFVASSGSSMTKVGNHCDHEEQGSKSINDSINMRSKKLTVGKKQPQGISSDTCQIRDGCNEEMIVIPQPSPSEFHSYASHETLPLPMAAKHIELPHKVFIDGMGNGYNGINSKKLCSVGKKLSLGFRGLSQIQEKDNKENVVPVHQTPLPHPKSPSLSSSMPSMVSKVGKHFESGSEISGLNVSYKNCGIGRKLSLGPLTQLQGSNDDNGQLLSLSQKLSEDPSKDLPLQQDCRCDNKQKLNHDHNVKIDEGTKQQNTEDKSPVSESVIVLDSEDSEDEGYVSLRKSLLARKRIGKRKARV
- the LOC115976949 gene encoding uncharacterized protein LOC115976949, whose amino-acid sequence is MASICLSIPSFKTLAILSPSYTSSTSSPSSSSSSSSSVGDACFVRCRCSIPMFDSQRVVSTHRLRAKRQVVRMAPDEEKLTRRNPLDFPIEWERPKPGRRPDIFPQFSPMKTPLPPPLPYDPPEEDEEEEEKKEEEEDDPEKEEPDQPENQ